A genomic window from Arthrobacter sp. FW305-BF8 includes:
- the purU gene encoding formyltetrahydrofolate deformylase — MTVVDTATKTRPAAQTEAFKETNTGKFVLTLSCVERAGIVQAVTTFLFERGFNIEQHQQFDDGLRQTLHLRTAFSGATDFDLQTLEAEFRPIAERFDMKFNVHDETKHRVLVMVSKFGHCLNDLIFRWRGGSLGGELALVVSNHETHRAMAEAAGLPFVHIPVTPETKQDAERRLLELVDEYDIDLVVLARYMQVLSDDLCRSLEGRAINIHHSFLPGFKGARPYHQAYDRGVKLVGATAHYVTADLDEGPIIEQEVIRVDHSFGPTTLSTIGQDAEALALSRAVRWHCEHRVLIDQASTIVFR, encoded by the coding sequence ATGACCGTTGTGGACACAGCCACAAAAACCAGGCCGGCTGCGCAGACAGAAGCCTTCAAAGAAACCAACACCGGCAAGTTCGTGCTCACACTGTCGTGTGTCGAACGTGCCGGCATCGTCCAGGCAGTAACCACATTCCTGTTCGAGCGCGGATTTAACATCGAACAGCACCAGCAGTTCGACGACGGCCTCCGCCAGACCCTGCACCTGCGCACGGCCTTCTCGGGAGCCACGGATTTCGATCTGCAGACGCTCGAAGCGGAGTTCCGCCCCATTGCCGAACGCTTTGACATGAAGTTCAATGTCCACGACGAGACCAAGCACCGCGTTCTGGTCATGGTGTCGAAGTTCGGTCACTGCCTGAATGACCTGATTTTCCGCTGGCGTGGCGGCAGCCTCGGCGGGGAGCTGGCCCTGGTGGTTTCCAACCACGAAACGCACCGGGCAATGGCCGAGGCTGCCGGCCTTCCGTTCGTGCACATCCCCGTGACTCCGGAAACCAAGCAGGATGCCGAGCGGCGACTGCTGGAGCTCGTGGACGAATACGACATCGACCTCGTCGTCCTGGCCCGGTACATGCAGGTGCTTTCGGACGACTTGTGCCGGTCCCTCGAGGGCAGGGCCATCAACATCCACCACTCGTTCCTGCCGGGATTCAAGGGCGCGCGCCCCTACCACCAGGCCTACGACCGCGGCGTGAAGCTGGTGGGCGCAACGGCCCACTACGTAACCGCCGACCTTGATGAGGGCCCAATCATCGAGCAGGAAGTCATCCGCGTGGACCACAGCTTCGGTCCGACCACCCTGTCCACCATCGGTCAGGACGCGGAGGCACTGGCCCTGTCGCGAGCCGTCCGCTGGCACTGCGAGCACCGTGTGCTGATCGACCAGGCCAGCACCATCGTCTTCCGCTAG
- a CDS encoding GcvT family protein, giving the protein MASTPRIVIIGAGIVGTNLADELVARGWNNITVLDQGPLNMPGGSTSHAPGLVFQTNPSKTMAAFAKYTVEKLLSLTEDGVSCFNQVGGLEVATTETRLADLKRKLGYAASWGIEGRILSSTECKELYPLLNDENILGGLHVPSDGLASAARAVQLLIKRTEAAGVKYRGSTSVTGIEQSGGRVTGVETSEGVIPADIVISCAGFWGAKIGAMIGMAVPLLPLAHQYVKTTAVPQLSGRNELPNGATLPILRHQDQDLYYREHGERYGIGSYAHRPMPVDVDTLGTYAPETVSEHNMPSRLDFTLEDFLPAWEASKQILPGLAESEIEDGFNGIFSFTPDGGPLLGESKELDGFYVAEAVWVTHSAGVAKAMAELLTTGKSETDLGECDITRFEDVQLTPEYVSETSQQNFVEIYDVLHPLQPKLSPRNLRVSPFHARHKELGAFFLESGGWERPYWFESNAALLKEMPAEWLPPARDAWSNMFSSPIAAAEAWKTRTAVAMYDMTPLKRLEVSGPGALKLLQELTTADLDKKPGAVTYTLLLDHAGGVRSDITVARLSEDTFQLGANGNIDTAYFTRAARHQTQSGSATDWVQVRDTTGGTCCIGLWGPLARDLVGKVSDDDFTNDGLKYFRAKSVVIGGVPVTAMRLSYVGELGWELYTSADNGQRLWDALWQAGQPFGVIAAGRAAFSSLRLEKGYRSWGSDMTTEHDPFEAGLGFAVKMAKESFIGKGALEGRTEEGSARRLRCLTIDDGRSIVLGKEPVFYKDQAVGYVTSAAYAYTVAKPIAYAYLPATVSVGDSVEIEYFGRRITASVSEEPLYDPKMTRLRG; this is encoded by the coding sequence ATGGCATCAACGCCTCGAATCGTCATTATCGGAGCTGGCATCGTCGGCACGAACCTGGCCGACGAACTGGTCGCCCGGGGATGGAACAACATCACAGTGCTGGACCAGGGGCCTTTGAACATGCCCGGAGGATCCACCTCCCACGCTCCGGGCCTGGTCTTCCAGACCAACCCGTCCAAGACCATGGCAGCTTTCGCCAAGTACACGGTGGAAAAGCTGCTCTCCCTGACAGAGGACGGCGTCAGCTGCTTCAACCAGGTGGGCGGCCTGGAAGTGGCCACCACCGAAACCAGGCTCGCTGACCTCAAGCGCAAGCTCGGCTATGCAGCCTCCTGGGGGATCGAAGGACGGATCCTCTCCTCCACCGAGTGCAAGGAGCTCTACCCGCTGCTCAATGATGAAAACATCCTGGGCGGACTCCACGTGCCAAGCGATGGCCTCGCAAGCGCTGCCCGTGCCGTCCAGCTGCTGATCAAGCGCACCGAAGCCGCAGGCGTCAAATACCGCGGCTCCACCTCCGTGACGGGCATCGAGCAGTCCGGGGGGCGCGTCACCGGCGTCGAGACCTCCGAAGGCGTCATTCCTGCCGACATCGTCATCTCCTGTGCCGGCTTCTGGGGCGCGAAGATCGGTGCCATGATCGGCATGGCGGTTCCCTTGCTTCCGCTGGCCCACCAGTACGTGAAGACCACCGCGGTGCCCCAGCTGAGCGGCCGCAATGAACTGCCGAACGGGGCCACGCTGCCCATCCTGCGCCACCAGGACCAGGACCTCTACTACCGCGAACACGGCGAACGCTACGGCATCGGCTCCTACGCCCACCGGCCCATGCCCGTCGACGTCGACACCTTGGGCACCTATGCCCCCGAGACCGTCAGCGAACACAACATGCCTTCCCGCCTGGACTTCACGCTGGAGGACTTCCTGCCTGCCTGGGAGGCCTCGAAGCAGATTCTTCCCGGACTGGCAGAAAGCGAAATCGAGGATGGCTTCAACGGCATCTTCTCCTTCACCCCCGACGGCGGACCGCTCCTTGGCGAGTCCAAGGAACTCGACGGTTTCTATGTCGCAGAGGCCGTCTGGGTGACGCACTCCGCAGGCGTTGCCAAGGCGATGGCCGAGCTCCTGACCACGGGCAAGTCCGAAACCGACCTGGGCGAATGCGACATCACCCGCTTCGAGGACGTGCAGCTCACCCCCGAGTACGTCAGCGAGACCTCGCAGCAGAACTTCGTGGAGATCTACGATGTCCTCCACCCGCTCCAGCCCAAGCTCTCCCCTCGCAACCTGCGAGTCAGCCCGTTCCACGCCCGGCACAAGGAACTCGGAGCCTTCTTCCTGGAGTCCGGCGGGTGGGAGCGGCCATACTGGTTCGAATCAAACGCTGCCCTCCTCAAGGAGATGCCGGCCGAATGGCTGCCGCCGGCACGGGACGCCTGGTCCAACATGTTCAGCTCCCCCATTGCGGCCGCCGAAGCGTGGAAGACCCGCACGGCGGTGGCCATGTATGACATGACGCCACTGAAGCGGCTGGAAGTGTCCGGGCCCGGAGCCCTGAAACTGCTCCAGGAGCTGACGACGGCGGACCTGGACAAGAAGCCCGGCGCGGTCACCTACACGCTTCTGCTCGACCACGCCGGCGGCGTGCGGAGCGACATCACCGTCGCCCGCCTGAGCGAGGACACCTTCCAGCTCGGAGCCAACGGCAACATCGACACCGCCTACTTCACGCGGGCTGCCCGGCACCAGACGCAAAGCGGGTCCGCTACTGACTGGGTCCAGGTCCGCGACACCACCGGCGGCACCTGCTGCATCGGACTCTGGGGCCCCCTGGCCCGCGACCTGGTCGGCAAGGTCAGCGACGATGATTTCACCAACGACGGCCTGAAGTACTTCCGGGCAAAGAGCGTCGTCATCGGCGGGGTCCCGGTCACGGCAATGCGGCTGTCCTATGTGGGCGAGCTCGGCTGGGAGCTTTACACCAGCGCGGACAACGGACAGCGGCTGTGGGATGCGCTGTGGCAGGCAGGACAGCCCTTCGGCGTCATCGCGGCCGGACGGGCGGCGTTCAGCTCCCTGCGCCTCGAAAAGGGCTACCGCTCCTGGGGATCGGACATGACCACGGAGCACGACCCCTTCGAAGCAGGCCTCGGATTCGCCGTCAAGATGGCCAAGGAGAGCTTCATCGGCAAGGGCGCGCTCGAAGGCCGGACCGAGGAGGGCTCCGCGCGCCGGCTGCGGTGCCTGACCATCGACGACGGCCGGTCCATTGTCCTGGGCAAGGAGCCCGTGTTCTACAAGGATCAGGCAGTCGGGTACGTGACCAGCGCAGCCTACGCGTACACGGTGGCCAAACCGATTGCCTACGCCTACCTCCCGGCCACCGTATCGGTGGGCGATTCGGTCGAGATTGAATACTTCGGGCGGCGGATCACGGCCTCTGTATCGGAAGAGCCGCTGTACGACCCGAAAATGACCAGGCTCCGCGGCTAA
- a CDS encoding bifunctional 5,10-methylenetetrahydrofolate dehydrogenase/5,10-methenyltetrahydrofolate cyclohydrolase yields MTASVLSGKPLAKLIQQQATAQAAALAEEGSRPTLAVVVATEDSSTHWYVRSIERAAENAGIGCRIIDVGHDATEQVLIAVLKDLSAEASVNGIILQTPLPPGVKTQELVKYIAPEKDIDGANPVSLGLLAVGERAFAPATARSVVEILDHFEIPVAGRNVVVVGRSTVVGKPLSLLLLQKDATTTVCHSKSGPLGKYTKDADVVVVAAGRTGLLTGTDVSEHSVVIDVGTNVLSDGSLAGDVDEASVRPVAAALTPVPGGVGSVTTALLLLHTSEAAREQFRAARTPVLAR; encoded by the coding sequence ATGACGGCATCCGTGCTTTCCGGCAAGCCCCTCGCCAAACTCATCCAGCAGCAGGCAACTGCCCAGGCCGCGGCACTGGCCGAAGAAGGCTCACGCCCCACCCTCGCCGTCGTGGTTGCCACCGAGGACAGCTCCACGCACTGGTACGTTCGCTCCATAGAGCGCGCCGCGGAAAACGCCGGCATCGGCTGCAGGATCATCGACGTCGGCCATGACGCAACCGAACAGGTGCTGATCGCTGTGCTGAAGGACCTCAGCGCAGAAGCTTCCGTCAATGGCATCATCCTGCAGACTCCCCTGCCCCCCGGCGTCAAAACCCAGGAGCTGGTCAAGTACATCGCCCCGGAAAAGGACATCGACGGCGCCAACCCGGTGAGCCTCGGTCTTCTGGCCGTAGGGGAACGTGCGTTCGCGCCGGCCACGGCACGCTCCGTGGTGGAAATCCTGGACCACTTCGAGATCCCGGTGGCCGGGCGCAACGTGGTGGTGGTGGGCCGTTCCACCGTGGTGGGCAAGCCGTTGTCCCTGCTGCTGCTGCAGAAGGACGCCACCACCACCGTCTGCCACTCGAAGTCCGGCCCGCTCGGGAAGTACACCAAGGATGCCGACGTCGTGGTTGTTGCCGCGGGCCGCACCGGGTTGCTCACCGGGACCGATGTTTCGGAGCATTCAGTGGTCATTGATGTGGGAACCAACGTGCTTTCCGACGGCTCACTCGCCGGCGACGTCGACGAAGCCAGTGTTCGGCCTGTCGCTGCCGCGCTGACGCCCGTCCCCGGCGGTGTCGGCTCAGTCACCACGGCACTGCTGCTACTGCACACCTCCGAAGCGGCGCGCGAACAGTTCCGTGCAGCCCGGACGCCGGTCCTGGCGCGGTGA
- a CDS encoding GntR family transcriptional regulator, translated as MAFEALAVSEAGGSRSLADVAYERIRDGLLTLEIRPGDPLYDEGIAKELGIGRTPVREALKRLEVDRLVVTYPRRGTFATRVEVTDLAFISEIRAQLEPLAAARAARVATAAARERLRLIVEEVESFDVDSASVVETLRLDARVHQGIYAAAANPHLEDVLIRYDNLATRIWCMVLDRLPNLSRHVHEHVDLLEAVIKGDEAQAEELARVHVDGFEKAVRTALFAA; from the coding sequence GTGGCGTTTGAAGCTTTGGCGGTGTCGGAGGCCGGAGGTTCGAGGTCCCTGGCCGATGTGGCCTATGAACGTATCCGTGACGGCCTGCTGACCCTGGAGATCCGGCCTGGCGATCCGCTGTACGACGAGGGGATTGCCAAGGAACTCGGCATCGGGCGCACCCCGGTCAGGGAAGCGCTTAAGCGGCTTGAAGTGGACCGGCTCGTTGTGACTTATCCAAGACGGGGTACCTTCGCAACACGGGTGGAGGTCACGGACCTCGCATTCATCTCGGAAATCAGGGCCCAGCTGGAGCCCCTGGCTGCCGCCCGTGCCGCCCGGGTGGCCACAGCGGCAGCGCGTGAGCGTCTCCGCCTCATCGTGGAGGAGGTCGAGTCCTTCGATGTGGACAGCGCATCTGTGGTGGAGACGTTGCGGCTGGACGCCAGGGTGCACCAGGGAATCTATGCCGCAGCAGCGAATCCGCACCTGGAAGACGTCCTGATCCGCTACGACAATCTCGCGACGCGCATTTGGTGCATGGTGCTGGACCGCTTGCCAAACCTTTCCCGGCACGTGCACGAGCACGTCGACCTGCTTGAAGCGGTGATCAAAGGGGACGAGGCCCAGGCCGAGGAACTGGCCCGCGTTCACGTCGACGGCTTTGAGAAGGCCGTGCGGACGGCGTTGTTCGCAGCCTAA
- a CDS encoding cyclodeaminase/cyclohydrolase family protein, producing the protein MIGSETINDYLGRLAARQPTPGGGAAAALHAAQGAALVAMVARFSTGGKYEQHAETTSRIIAAVDELIGETLGLADADETAFKAVITSYKLPATSDPERAARAAAIDDALGQAAQPPARLIRLSGAVVELATELLDIANPNVISDIAAAADAARAAATTARVNIDINVVAIKDAQARAALAEQTDGIEEKVVLAADSLSRQVRERILR; encoded by the coding sequence ATGATCGGTTCAGAAACAATTAACGACTACCTCGGCAGGCTTGCCGCCCGGCAGCCCACCCCCGGTGGCGGCGCGGCCGCCGCGCTCCACGCGGCGCAGGGAGCGGCCCTGGTGGCGATGGTGGCAAGATTCAGCACCGGCGGCAAATATGAACAGCACGCAGAGACAACGTCCAGGATCATTGCCGCCGTCGACGAACTCATCGGCGAAACGCTGGGGCTGGCAGACGCCGACGAAACTGCCTTCAAAGCCGTGATCACCTCTTACAAGCTGCCCGCCACCAGCGACCCCGAGCGTGCAGCGCGCGCAGCCGCGATCGACGACGCGCTTGGCCAGGCCGCGCAGCCGCCTGCCCGGTTGATCAGGCTCTCAGGTGCCGTCGTGGAACTCGCGACCGAACTTTTGGATATTGCAAACCCGAACGTCATCAGCGACATTGCAGCAGCAGCCGACGCCGCCAGGGCAGCGGCCACCACCGCCCGCGTCAACATCGACATCAACGTCGTAGCCATCAAGGACGCCCAGGCGCGCGCCGCACTGGCGGAACAAACAGATGGCATTGAAGAAAAAGTCGTTCTGGCAGCAGACTCGCTCTCACGCCAGGTACGGGAAAGGATCCTCCGATGA